A genomic region of Magnolia sinica isolate HGM2019 chromosome 6, MsV1, whole genome shotgun sequence contains the following coding sequences:
- the LOC131247877 gene encoding pectin acetylesterase 8-like, translating to MADARACGWLMLLVCIVISMRANSFNVDITYVENAIAKGAVCLDGSPPAYHMSRGFGAGINNWLVHIEGGGWCNNVTTCLERKNTRLGSSKQMAKQVAFSGMLSNKEKFNPDFYNWNKIKVRYCDGASFTGDVERVNPATNLHFRGARVWLAIIEDLLAKGMRIAENALLSGCSAGGLTAILHCDSFRALLPMGTKVKCLSDAGYFINAKDISGAEHIRAFYEDVVTTHGSANNLPLSCRSRLKPGMCFFPQYMAQQIRTPLFVLNAAYDSWQIKNILAPGVSDPHGHWHDCKVNIKQCSPSQIQTMQGFRLQFLRALAGLGMSPARGMFINSCYAHCQSEMQETWLRADSPVLGKTTIAKAVGDWYFDRSPFQKIDCPYPCDSSCHNRIFDEHELSEV from the exons ATGGCGGATGCGAGAGCTTGTGGGTGGTTAATGCTTTTAGTCTGCATAGTAATTTCAATGAGGGCCAATTCATTCAATGTGGATATTACATACGTCGAAAATGCCATTGCGAAAGGGGCAG TCTGCTTAGATGGAAGCCCTCCAGCTTATCATATGAGTAGGGGTTTCGGCGCCGGGATAAATAATTGGCTAGTTCATATTGAG GGAGGAGGCTGGTGCAACAATGTCACAACTTGCCTCGAACGTAAAAACACCCGTTTGGGTTCCTCTAAGCAAATGGCAAAGCAAGTTGCGTTTTCTGGGATGCTAAGCAACAAAGAGAAATTCAATCCAG ACTTCTATAACTGGAACAAGATCAAGGTCCGCTACTGCGATGGTGCATCATTTACGGGAGATGTGGAGAGAGTGAATCCT GCCACCAACCTTCATTTTCGAGGAGCAAGGGTTTGGCTTGCCATCATCGAAGATCTATTGGCAAAAGGGATGAGAATTGCTGAAAAT GCTCTTCTTTCGGGCTGTTCAGCTGGTGGTCTGACAGCCATACTTCACTGTGATAGCTTTCGCGCTCTTCTACCGATGGGTACCAAAGTAAAATGCCTCTCGGATGCTGGTTATTTTATCAATGC GAAGGATATTTCTGGAGCAGAACATATAAGAGCCTTCTATGAAGATGTGGTGACCACTCAT GGATCAGCAAACAACTTGCCTTTGTCTTGCAGGTCTAGATTGAAACCTGGCATG tGTTTCTTTCCCCAGTACATGGCTCAACAAATACGTACACCACTATTTGTATTAAATGCAGCATACGATTCGTGGcag ATTAAGAATATTTTGGCACCAGGCGTTTCTGATCCTCATGGCCATTGGCATGACTGTAAAGTGAATATAAAGCAGTGCTCTCCCAGTCAAATTCAAACAATGCAAG GTTTCAGGTTGCAGTTTTTAAGAGCACTGGCTGGGTTGGGGATGTCACCGGCTAGAGGCATGTTCATAAACTCATGTTATGCCCATTGCCAATCTGAGATGCAAGAGACATGGTTGAGAGCCGACTCTCCCGTGCTTGGAAAGACT ACAATCGCAAAGGCAGTTGGAGACTGGTATTTTGACCGGAGTCCCTTCCAGAAGATTGATTGCCCTTACCCCTGCGACTCATCTTGTCACAACCGCATCTTCGATGAACATGAACTTTCCGAAGTGTAG